A genomic window from Oceanobacillus timonensis includes:
- a CDS encoding YlbG family protein, with product MVERQGIVVWFQHMKNVRQLKKHGHLIHVSKKHRYAVIYVNREDIDVMEKKFNQFSFVSKVERSQKPFIPTNYENAIPDKAKQYDYKMGI from the coding sequence ATGGTAGAAAGACAAGGCATCGTTGTCTGGTTTCAGCACATGAAAAATGTCAGACAGTTAAAAAAACACGGGCATCTTATTCATGTATCTAAAAAACATCGTTATGCGGTTATTTATGTGAATCGGGAAGATATCGATGTGATGGAGAAAAAATTTAATCAATTTTCGTTTGTTTCTAAAGTAGAACGATCTCAGAAGCCATTTATTCCGACAAATTATGAAAATGCCATACCGGACAAAGCGAAACAATACGATTATAAAATGGGGATTTAG